The DNA window CGGGCGAGTCGGAGACGGGGACCTCGCCGAGGAAGACGTCGCCGGTGCGCCCGTCGATGGCGATGACGTCGTCGGAGGTCAGGACCAGGTCGTCGCGGCCGTGGACCGTGATGGTCCTGCCGACGGCGTCGACCTCGAGCTGGTCGGCGCCGCACACGCAGGTCTTGCCCATGCCGCGGGCGACGACGGCGGCGTGGGAGGTCTTGCCGCCGCGGGCGGTGAGCACGCCGGCGGCCGCGACCATGCCGGGCAGGTCGTCGGGGTTGGTCTCGCGGCGCACGAGGATGACGGACTCGCCGGCCTCGGAGCGGGCGATGGCCTCGACGTTGTCGAAGGCGATGTGGCCGACGGCGGCGCCCGGGGAGGCGGGCATGGCGCGGGTGAGCAGGTCGTTGCCGTCGGTGCGCTCGAACTGGGGGAACATGAGCTGGTTGAGCTGGTCGCCGGTGACGCGGGTGAGGGCCTCGTCCATGGTGATGAGCCTCTCGTCGACCAGCTGGGTGGCCACGCGGAAGGCGGCGGCGGCCGTGCGCTTGCCCACGCGGGTCTGGAGGAGCCAGAGCCTGCCGCGCTCGATGGTGAACTCGATGTCGCACAGGTCCCGGTAGTGGGTCTCGAGCTTGCGCATGGCGGCGCGCAGTTCGTCGTAGGAGGTCTTGTCCAGGCGCTCGAGGTCCGCCAGGGACAGGGTGTTGCGGATGCCGGCGACGACGTCCTCGCCCTGGGCGTTGACCAGGTAGTCGCCGTAGACGCCGGACTGCCCGGTGGAGGGGTCGCGGGTGAAGCACACGCCGGTGCCGGAGGTCTGGCCCATATTGCCGAAGACCATGGTGCACACGTTGACGGCCGTGCCCAGGTCGTGGGGGATCTTCTCGCGGCGCCGGTAGATGTGAGCGCGCTCGGTGTTCCAGGAGCGGAAGACGGCCTCAGTGGCCATGTCGAGCTGGGCGCGCGGGTCCTGGGGGAAGTCGATGCCGGCCTGCTCGCGCACGATCGCCTTGTACTGCTCGACGAGTTGCCTGAGGGCGTCCACGTCCAGCTCGTAGTCGAGCTTGACGCCGCGCTCGGCCTTCTTGGCGTCCAGGGCGGCCGAGAAGTGCTCGCCGTCGATGTCCAGGACGGTCTTGCCGAACATCTGGATGAGGCGCCGGTAAGAGTCCCAGGCGAAGCGCTCGTCGCCGCTGGCGGCGGCCAGGCCGACGACGGAGGCGTCGTTGAGCCCGATGTTGAGAACGGTCTCCATCATGCCGGGCATGGAGAACTTGGCGCCGCTTCGCACGGAGACGAGCAGCGGGTCCTCGCTCGCGCCGAGCTCGCGGCCCAGCTCCTCCTCGACCTCGCGCAGAGCGGTGGTGACCTGGACGGCGAGCTCGTCGGGCACGACGCCGTCGCGCAGGTAGGCCCGACAGGCGTCGGTGGTGATGGTGAAGCCGGGGGGAACCGGCAGGCCGAGGCGGGTCATCTCGGCGAGGTTCGCCCCCTTGCCGCCCAGGAGGTCCTTCTGGTCCTTGTCTCCCTCACTGAAGCGGTACACGTACTTGGGCATCATCGTCTCTCTCGGATCTCGTTGCGTGGTGACGACGCGACATCGCGTCATGCCACGGTCACTGTAATGTGACTGAGGTCCTAGACCAAATGCGCAGCGCCGGAACGGCTACCGCGGCCCCGGATCCGACCAACGGCCCGGTCGACGCGCCACACCGCCGCTCTCGCGCATCTCCCGCACGTCCCGGCGTTGACGGGCGGCGAGCAGCGCCTGGCGGGCCTGCGCGGCGGCCCGGCGGGCGTGGGCCAGGCGCCTCCAGGCGGCCTCCTCCTCCGCGGAGGCGATCTCGGCCTCCACGCGGGCCTCCTCGACCGTGGGCTCGGTGTCCACCAGGTGGGCCGGGGCCGCCGCGAAGAGCTCGCCCACGTCCAGGTCCGGGTTCTCCTCCTGGGTCTGGACGAGTTCGGCGACCTCCTCCTGGGAGGCGACGGCCGGCATGGAGCCGGGCAGCGGGCGACGGGCGGTCTCGCGCAGCTTGAAGATCGCCACGAAGGCGGCGGCGGAGGTCCCCATGAGCCAGAAGGCGGGGGCGAGCCCGCTCCCGGTGACGGTGACCAGCGCCTCCATAATGAAGGCCGCGGTGCCGCCGAACAGCGCCACGGCGATATTGTAGGAGATGCCCATGCCGCCGTAGCGCGACGACGTCGGGAACAGCGCGGGCAGGGAGGCGGCGAGGTTGCCCACGTAGGCGGCCACCGGGTAGGCGAGCAGGGCCAGGCCCAGCAGCGTCGACCACACGGCGCCGTGCTCCATGAGCCTGAAGGCGGGCACGGACAGGACCACGGTGCTCGCCGCCGCGGAGAACAGGACGGGCCTGCGCCCCACGTGGTCCGAGACCCAGCCGATCGCCGGCACGAGGAAGGCGACCAGGACGAGGATCGGCAGGGTGAGCAGCGGGCCGTGCTCGGCGTCGTAGCCGAGCGTCGTGGTCAGGTAGGTGGGCATGTAGGAGGTCAGGGCGTAACCGACCGTATTGGCGCCGGCGACCAGCACAATGGCGGTCAGGAGCTCGCGCCAGTAGGTGCGCACTATATCCCCGACCCCCAGCGGCCCCTCGGGCTGCATAATGTCGGTCTCGACGGCGGCCAGGTCGGCGGGCTCCTCGTCGTCGACCTCGGCCCGGGCGCCGCGGAAGGCCGGGGTGTCCTCGATGCGGGTGCGCAGGTACAGGGCGATGCCGCCCATGGGCAGGGCCACGAGGAAGGGGATGCGCCAGCCCCACGTGGACATGAGATCCGGAGGCAGGGCGATCATGAGGACGGTGACCAGACCGGCCCCCAGGGCGTTGCCCATGTAGGAGCCCCAGTCGAGCAGGGCGGCGTAGAAGCCGCGTCTCTTGTCCGGGGCGTACTCGGTGATGAAGGTGGTCGCCCCGGCGTACTCCCCGCCGGTGGAGAAGCCCTGGACGAGTTTGAGGCAGATGAGCAGGACGGGGGCCCACACGCCGAGCACGGCGGCCGGGGGCAGGACGCCGATGCCGAAGGTCGCCACCGCCATCATCATGAGGGTGAAGGCGAGGACCTCCTTGCGGCCCAGGCGGTCCCCGAGCTGGCCCAGGACGATGCCGCCCAGGGGCCTGGCCACGAAGGTGACGGCGAAGACGGCCAGGGAGAAGAGGTTCTGGGCGGTGCCCGAGGCATCGGGCAGGAAGGCCCGGCCGACGAGGACGGCGACGTAGGCGTAGACGCCCACGTCGTACCACTCCATAATGTTGCCGACGACGGAGCCCAGGATGGCCCGGCGCAGGGCCGCCTCCTCGACGACGACGACGTCGTCGTAGCGCAGACGCCGACGCCGGCGCAGGTAGGCCAGCCGCCTCTGCTCGCGCCGGGCGCGCTCGACCCGGCGTTCGGCGCGAATGACGCGCTCGCTCGGCCGCGGCGGCGCGGGCCTCGCCGCGGCCGCGGGGTTCTGGTATTGCCTGGTGACTGGTTTCGGTTCCATTCACGTCCGCTCGTCGCGCACCCGGGCGGGGTGCTCGTCCCTCAGCGCCATCGGACCGGCTCGCCCGCGGCGGAGGTCACGATTCGGCATCGAACAATCCCACCTTAGCCCGAACCGGCCCCGCCCCGCCGAGTTCGCCCGAAAAAGATCGGTCGCGCCGCGCCGGGGCGGGGGGGCGCGCTCGACGGCGCCCGCGCATCGGCCCGCGCAGCACGGCGGGGCG is part of the Actinomyces sp. oral taxon 414 genome and encodes:
- the ppdK gene encoding pyruvate, phosphate dikinase, which gives rise to MPKYVYRFSEGDKDQKDLLGGKGANLAEMTRLGLPVPPGFTITTDACRAYLRDGVVPDELAVQVTTALREVEEELGRELGASEDPLLVSVRSGAKFSMPGMMETVLNIGLNDASVVGLAAASGDERFAWDSYRRLIQMFGKTVLDIDGEHFSAALDAKKAERGVKLDYELDVDALRQLVEQYKAIVREQAGIDFPQDPRAQLDMATEAVFRSWNTERAHIYRRREKIPHDLGTAVNVCTMVFGNMGQTSGTGVCFTRDPSTGQSGVYGDYLVNAQGEDVVAGIRNTLSLADLERLDKTSYDELRAAMRKLETHYRDLCDIEFTIERGRLWLLQTRVGKRTAAAAFRVATQLVDERLITMDEALTRVTGDQLNQLMFPQFERTDGNDLLTRAMPASPGAAVGHIAFDNVEAIARSEAGESVILVRRETNPDDLPGMVAAAGVLTARGGKTSHAAVVARGMGKTCVCGADQLEVDAVGRTITVHGRDDLVLTSDDVIAIDGRTGDVFLGEVPVSDSPVMTYLRRGLEAALDAAGDVDARELVTSVDRLMSHADQVRRLVVRANADTPDDARHAIHRGAQGVGLCRTEHMFLGERKQYVQNLILARTDEERRRALAALLPLQKGDFVKMFETMNGKPMTVRLIDPPLHEFLPDLTELSVKVAVDRERGELDPADEALLAVVRRIHEDNPMLGLRGVRLLLTMPGLIELQVRAIAEAAVERLHAGGDPHPEIMIPLVGSVRELQIARERTEAVLAEVSAESGFELDFPIGCMIELPRAAVSADTIAEEADFFSFGTNDLTQTTWGFSRDDVEGVFFKEYLDEGVFGVSPFETVDERGVGRMVEMGVERGRAAKPGLKMGVCGEQGGDPDSIQFFHRTGLDYVSCSPFRVPVARLESGRAAVFFPQAAEEG
- a CDS encoding MFS transporter produces the protein MEPKPVTRQYQNPAAAARPAPPRPSERVIRAERRVERARREQRRLAYLRRRRRLRYDDVVVVEEAALRRAILGSVVGNIMEWYDVGVYAYVAVLVGRAFLPDASGTAQNLFSLAVFAVTFVARPLGGIVLGQLGDRLGRKEVLAFTLMMMAVATFGIGVLPPAAVLGVWAPVLLICLKLVQGFSTGGEYAGATTFITEYAPDKRRGFYAALLDWGSYMGNALGAGLVTVLMIALPPDLMSTWGWRIPFLVALPMGGIALYLRTRIEDTPAFRGARAEVDDEEPADLAAVETDIMQPEGPLGVGDIVRTYWRELLTAIVLVAGANTVGYALTSYMPTYLTTTLGYDAEHGPLLTLPILVLVAFLVPAIGWVSDHVGRRPVLFSAAASTVVLSVPAFRLMEHGAVWSTLLGLALLAYPVAAYVGNLAASLPALFPTSSRYGGMGISYNIAVALFGGTAAFIMEALVTVTGSGLAPAFWLMGTSAAAFVAIFKLRETARRPLPGSMPAVASQEEVAELVQTQEENPDLDVGELFAAAPAHLVDTEPTVEEARVEAEIASAEEEAAWRRLAHARRAAAQARQALLAARQRRDVREMRESGGVARRPGRWSDPGPR